In one Anas platyrhynchos isolate ZD024472 breed Pekin duck chromosome 8, IASCAAS_PekinDuck_T2T, whole genome shotgun sequence genomic region, the following are encoded:
- the SLC44A3 gene encoding choline transporter-like protein 3 isoform X6 gives MQSLKISSVSLCVSSCPQEQLNSLEDLQSFARNNGSCLCVYNLNVSSYTLNPKAAELCPTLPVPPSKSFPLFNRCVPQHPECYSKYASVLISMVNEMDVFHRILSGILAGRDTVIGLSVLALAFCFIVVLTFRFIRTLLVHTLIALVVFGLLFVSGVLWWLYYDYRNDPSTELETQKENVKFLLGYAIFSTIITIVLLSLILVLRKKLQFTVQLFQIVGKMISRIPFLLFQPLWTFLILIVYWIFWVAVLLSLGTAGTAQTTSEGQVEYRALSGICYMAWYHFIGLIWTSEFILACQQMTIAGAVVTCYFNRNKNSPPRHPVLSSISIIFCYHLGTVVKGSFLIAILRIPRIVLLHLFNILKQKESACAKCLLKCCSCWLWCQEGCLSYFNQHVYTATAINGTSFCTSAKDAVHILAKSSAEFASISCCGDFIIFLGKVFVVCFTVFGGLMAFNYHRELQAWVVPLLLVGFFAYLMSHSFLSVFEVTLDAMFLCFAIDMETNDGSAEKPYFVDQELLMFVNQSNDLTEGHKHRTMRSDNEDGTELQPMVRREYGL, from the exons ATGCAAAGCCTCAAAATCAGTTCAGTTTCCTTGTGCGTGTCTAGTTGTCCACAAGAGCAGCTCAACTCTTTGGAAGACCTCCAGAGTTTTGCAAGGAACAATG GTTCTTGTCTTTGTGTTTACAACCTGAACGTTTCCAGCTACACACTAAATCCAAAGGCAGCTGAGTTGTGTCCCACACTGCCAGTTCCACCAAG TAAATCTTTTCCATTATTTAATCGGTGTGTTCCACAACATCCTGAATGCTATTCCAAATATGCATCTGTCTTAATAAGTATGGTTAATGAAATGGATGTTTTTCACCGAATTCTGAGTGGAATATTGGCAGGAAGAGATACTGTGATAGGACTGAGTGTCCTTGCACTAG ctttctgttttATAGTGGTTTTAACCTTCAGATTCATTCGGACACTTCTGGTCCATACTTTGATTGCGCTGGTCGTATTTGGGTTGTTAT TTGTCTCAGGTGTCCTCTGGTGGCTCTACTATGACTACAGAAATGATCCCAGCACTGAACTGGAAACACAAAAGGAGAATGTAAAATTTCTACTTGGATATGCTATCTTCTCTACAATAATTACA atTGTTCTGCTTTCCCTTATACTTGTGCTAAGAAAGAAGCTTCAGTTCACTGTACAACTCTTCCAGATTGTTGGTAAAATGATAAGCAGAatccctttcctccttttccaaCCACTTTGGACCTTTCTGATTCTGATTGTCTATTGGATATTCTGGGTTGCTGTGCTACTAAGCTTAGGAACTGCAG GTACCGCACAAACCACTTCAGAAGGACAAGTAGAATACAGAGCTCTGTCTGGAATTTGCTACATGGCATGGTACCATTTCATTGGCCTTATCTGGACTAGTGAATTCATTCTTGCCTGTCAGCAAATGACAATTGCTGGGGCAGTGGTTACTTGCTACTTCAACAG aaacaaaaatagccCACCACGTCACCCAGTCCTGTCTTccatttcaattattttctgctATCATCTAGGAACTGTTGTAAAAGGCTCATTTTTAATTGCTATACTGAGAATACCAAGGATTGTTCTCTTGCACCTTTTTAATATCCTAAAACAAAAG GAGAGTGCATGTGCAAAGTGCCTGTTGAAATGCTGTTCCTGCTGGCTGTGGTGCCAGGAAGGTTGCTTAAGTTACTTTAACCAG CATGTATACACAGCTACTGCCATAAATGGAACAAGTTTTTGTACATCAGCAAAGGATGCTGTCCATATTTTGGCGAAGAGTTCTGCTGAATTTGCATCCATTAGTTGTTGTGGAGATTTTATCATATTTCTAGGAAAG GTGTTTGTTGtatgttttactgtttttggAGGATTGATGGCATTTAACTACCATCGAGAGCTGCAAGCTTGGGTAGTTCCTCTGTTGCTGGTTGGATTTTTTGCCTACCTGATGTCCCACAGCTTCCTGTCTGTGTTTGAAGTGACGCTGGATGCCatgttcctttgctttgctattGATATGGAAACAAATGATGGATCTGCAGAGAAGCCGTACTTTGTAGATCAGGAACTGTTG